GGGTCCGAGGTCTGAGGCCCGGGGGGCTAACGGACTCATTCCGTATCGCGCATCGCGTGTCGCTCCTGAAGGTCTGAGGTCTGAGGTCCGGGGTCCGGGGTGCGGGGCCTGAGGCCTGAGCCAGAGAACCACCTCGCCCCTTGGGGAGAGGCGGTGATCGAAGTGAACCGGGTGAGGGGGCATTTAAACCCAACTTCTTCGTTTCGGAACCTCCACCCCTAACCTCCTCCCCCTATCGCTTCGCGACAGGGTGAGAGGGCGTTTCTCACCTCGCCCCTTGGGGAGAGGCGGTGAACGAAGTGAACCGGGTGAGGGGGGTGCTCAACGAGTCTGAGACGCTGGTTCGCCGGCACGGAACCGGCGGCTACGGTCCAACGTCTGCGCCCTCTGCGGACCTCGGCGTCTCTGTGTGAAAGCACTTGGACGAAGGCTCGCCGGCACGGAACTGCGACCTGCCGAGGCAGGCGACACGGCCACCAACCAGACACCTGCGTCCACTGCGCTACCCTGCGTCCATTGCGAGAATGCTCCAAGCTCGCCGGCACGGAACCGGCGGCTACCGAATAGCCCTGCGCGCCCTGTGGACCTCCGCGTCCTCCGCGTGAAAGCCCCAATGAAGCCGCGCCCGGCATAATGAGAGCGTCACCGAGGACGCCATGAAGAAGCCTTTCGTCAGCATCGCCGTTGCCGGAGCCGCCATCAGCGGAGCGCAAGTTGCCGTGATCCCACAACCCAGTTCCATCCAACCTGCAGAAGGGTCTTTCGAACTCAACCAGTCCACGCGGATCGCGGTGAACAAGGACACGGAGGCCGTTGGCGAATTCGCTCGCAGCTACTTCGCGCCGGCAACCGGCTTCGACATGCCGTTAACCCGAGAGACCGGCCCAAACACCATCGACCTGAAGCTCGACAAGCGACTGTCTGGGCTTGGCGATGAGGGGTATCGGCTCACCGTCAAAAAGGATCGGATCGAGGTTCGCGCGCTCAAGCCCGTGGGCGTCTTCTACGGCATCCAGACCCTGCGCCAGCTTTTCCCGGCAGACATTTTTCGGAAGGCGCCTGCCTCGCGGAGTTCGTGGACCGTGGGTTGCGTGCACATCGAGGACAGCCCTCGGTTCGGGTGGCGCGGCGCGATGATCGACTCCGCCCGGCACTTCATGCCCAAAGAGTTCGTGCTGAAATACCTGGACGTTATGGCGTTCCACAAGCTGAATCGCTTCCATATCCACCTCACCGACGACACCGGATGGCGCATCGAGATTAAACGGTTCCCCGGGCTGACGGGGCGCAGTTCGGGCTCGGATTTCTCGGAGATGAACCCAAAGGGGGCGACTCGCTCCATCAATCAGAAGCCTGGCGGCTACTACACCCAAGACGACATTCGCGAAATCGTGGCCTACGCGGCCAAGCGATTTATCACGGTCATCCCCGAGATCGAAATGCCCGGACATGCCAAGGCCGCCATCGACGCTTACCCCGAGCTCGGCAACCTCTCGCAGATTCTCCAATTCGGCGATAAGTCCAAGTCTGGTATCTGGAACAACGTTTTCAATGTGGAAGACGATACGATCAAGTTTTTGAAACAAGTGCTGGATGAAGTGATGGAGTTGTTTCCATCTCAGTGGATCCATATCGGAGGCGACGAGGTAGACAAAACGCCCTGGAAAAGCAACCCCAAGGCGCAAGAGAAGATGGCCTCAGTCGGGGCAAAGGACGAGCACGAACTGCAAAGCTGGTTCGTGAAGCAGTTCGATGATTATCTCTCCTCGAAAGGGCGAAGGCTGATCGGTTGGGACGAGATCCTGGAGGGCGGGCTCGCCCCCAAGGCCACGGTGATGTCGTGGCGAGGGATGGATGGCGGCATCGCCGCGGCCAAGGCCAAGCACGAGGTGGTGATGGCCCCGACCACCTACACCTACCTCGACTACTATCAAAGCAAGGACACAAAGGCAGAACCCAAGGCGATCGGCGGCTTCCTGCCGCTCGAAGTGGTCTACCGCTTCGAGCCTGTGCCTGCAGAGCTATCCGCAGAAGAGGCAAAGTTCATCCTGGGCGGACAGTTCCAACTCTGGACCGAGTTTATCCCTCACCCCAAACACCTGGAGTACATGACCTTCCCGCGGGGCTGCGCGGTGGCCGAGGTGGTGTGGTCGAAAAAGGAGCTTCGGAACTACCCGGACTTCCTCGTTCGGCTCAATGCCCAACTCGAGCGGTTCAGGATCATGGACGTCAACTATCGGGCTCTGGATGGTCCCGGGGGGAAGTAGAAATACGGGACAAAAGGACAAATGGACATCCGGATAGGCCCCTCGGGCCTGAGCCAACGTTCTGATGCCGCGGCCCCCAATCCAGGCCTTCGGCCTTCGTGCGACAGGTCTGTTCTACGTGCCAGAACCTCACCCAAGTCGAACCACACATCGTGCTCCAATCGCTCCATTTCGGGTAACCCTTCCATTAACCATGTCCAGCGTCAAAGTCGTCGGTTCTGCCATTCCAAACCTCCCCTGGGAGGATCGCCCAAGCTCCCAGAGTGGCCAAAGCCAGGGGGACTTCGGCCGGCCCGTGTGGCGCTACAGCAAGAACCCGATCATCCCGCGCGACGCGACTCCTAGCTCGAACAGCATCTTCAACAGCGCCGCCGTGTCGTTCGAGGGCAAGTTCGCGGGAGTGTTCCGCTGCGACAGCCGCCGCCGCGAGATGGTGCTTCATGCCGGCTTCAGCGACGACGGCTACAAATGGAACCTCGACCATGAACCGATCCAGTGGAAGTACGCCGACCCGGAGATCGAGCCGCCGCAATACGGCTATGATCCGCGCGTCTGCTGGATCGAGGACCGCTACTGGGTGACCTGGTGCAGCGGATTTCACGGGCCCAGCATAGGGATCGGCTACACGACAGACTTCAAGTGCTTCACGATGCTGGAGACGGCGCTCATGCCGTTCAACCGAAACGGCGTGCTGTTTCCGAGGAAGATCGGCGGGCGGTACATGATGCTCAGCCGCCCCAGCGACAACGGGCACACGCCGTTCGGCGAGATTTTCCTTTCTCAGAGCGAAGACATGATCCACTGGGGCCGCCACCGGTGGGTGATGCGCCAGAAGCAGCCTTGGGAGAGCACGAAGATTGGCGCCGGTCCCGTGCCGATCGAGACCAGTGAGGGCTGGCTGATGTTCCACCACGGCGTGCTCACAAGCTGCAACGGCTATGTCTATAGCTGGGGCGCCGTGCTGCTCGATCTGGACAAGCCCTGGAAGGTGGTCGCCCGCTGTGCGCCGTACCTGATCTCGCCTCAGATGCCCTACGAATGTGTCGGCGATGTGCCGAACGTGACCTTCCCGTGCGCGGCGCTCTGCGACGCGCCGAGCGGCAAGGTGGCAGTCTACTATGGCGGCGCGGACACGGTGACCTGCCTGGCGTTCGGCTACGTGCAGGAAATCGTGGAGTACATCAAGGCGAATAGTGAGGTTTGAGGAAAGCCCCGCCCTCGTTTTGGTTCGTAAATGAGGGAGGGGTTGGGGAGGGAGATGCGACCGAGCGAACCCGCCTCCGGTAAAATGAACCCTCCGAGCGACGGGGCGCGGCCGCCGTAGCGCGGCATATTCCCATGAAAATCCTTGTCCCCGTCAAACGCGTACCTGACCCCTATGCCAAGGTGCGCGCGCTTCCCGATGGCAGCGGGCTCGACCTCTCCTCGATCAAGTGCGAGATCAATCCCTTCGACGAAATCGCCCTCGAAGAGGCCGTTCGCATCAAAGAGCGCGACCCAAGCGCTGAGGTGGTCGCCGTTTCGATCGGTGGTGGGGAGAGCGAAGAGCAGCTCCGCAAGGCACTCGCCATCGGGGCCGACTCGGCCATTCTGATCGAATCTCCAAGCAAGTTTGATTCTGCCGGCGTGGCGGGCGAACTCGCAGCCTTGGCAAGCGAGTTGAAGCCTGACCTGATCCTCATGGGCAAGCAGGGCACCGACGACGACAACGCGCAGGCGGGCCCGATGCTCGCCGCCAAGCTCGGCTGGCCCCAGGCCACGTTCGCCTCGAAAATCGAGA
This genomic stretch from Armatimonadota bacterium harbors:
- a CDS encoding beta-N-acetylhexosaminidase; this translates as MKKPFVSIAVAGAAISGAQVAVIPQPSSIQPAEGSFELNQSTRIAVNKDTEAVGEFARSYFAPATGFDMPLTRETGPNTIDLKLDKRLSGLGDEGYRLTVKKDRIEVRALKPVGVFYGIQTLRQLFPADIFRKAPASRSSWTVGCVHIEDSPRFGWRGAMIDSARHFMPKEFVLKYLDVMAFHKLNRFHIHLTDDTGWRIEIKRFPGLTGRSSGSDFSEMNPKGATRSINQKPGGYYTQDDIREIVAYAAKRFITVIPEIEMPGHAKAAIDAYPELGNLSQILQFGDKSKSGIWNNVFNVEDDTIKFLKQVLDEVMELFPSQWIHIGGDEVDKTPWKSNPKAQEKMASVGAKDEHELQSWFVKQFDDYLSSKGRRLIGWDEILEGGLAPKATVMSWRGMDGGIAAAKAKHEVVMAPTTYTYLDYYQSKDTKAEPKAIGGFLPLEVVYRFEPVPAELSAEEAKFILGGQFQLWTEFIPHPKHLEYMTFPRGCAVAEVVWSKKELRNYPDFLVRLNAQLERFRIMDVNYRALDGPGGK
- a CDS encoding glycoside hydrolase family 130 protein, with the protein product MSSVKVVGSAIPNLPWEDRPSSQSGQSQGDFGRPVWRYSKNPIIPRDATPSSNSIFNSAAVSFEGKFAGVFRCDSRRREMVLHAGFSDDGYKWNLDHEPIQWKYADPEIEPPQYGYDPRVCWIEDRYWVTWCSGFHGPSIGIGYTTDFKCFTMLETALMPFNRNGVLFPRKIGGRYMMLSRPSDNGHTPFGEIFLSQSEDMIHWGRHRWVMRQKQPWESTKIGAGPVPIETSEGWLMFHHGVLTSCNGYVYSWGAVLLDLDKPWKVVARCAPYLISPQMPYECVGDVPNVTFPCAALCDAPSGKVAVYYGGADTVTCLAFGYVQEIVEYIKANSEV
- a CDS encoding electron transfer flavoprotein subunit beta/FixA family protein, whose amino-acid sequence is MKILVPVKRVPDPYAKVRALPDGSGLDLSSIKCEINPFDEIALEEAVRIKERDPSAEVVAVSIGGGESEEQLRKALAIGADSAILIESPSKFDSAGVAGELAALASELKPDLILMGKQGTDDDNAQAGPMLAAKLGWPQATFASKIEIGGGKATVTRETDDGSETLELPLPCVITADLRLNEPRYVALPGIIKARSKPLERRPSTTNPTPMTRSLRFEAPPPRAAGRKVGSVDELVAALKDRGCL